The DNA window CGGCGCCACCCCGGAGGACGCGGTGCAGGGCCGCGTCACTGGCCTGGTGTTTGTCTCCGAGAGGGACAGCGGCCTGGAGACGCTGCACGTGGCTTTGCGCTTCGTCGTCGGCGGCAAGGTCAAGGTGCTGAGCCTGGCCGACATCTACGGCGCCGACACCTTCGGCGGCGTGCGCATGGAGGACAGCGGCTGCGTCGCTGGGGGCTTCAAAGTTGGGCGTTCCACCGTCGGCCACTCCCTGGTGTACGTGTCCACCAAGGAGCCGGTGAGAGCACGGCGGGCCCCGTGGACCGTGGTGTACCGAACCAACCTCGCCGACGGCAAGACCGAGCGACTGACACCGCCGGGCCAGTACGATCTAAGCCCCGCGGTGTCGCCGTCTGGGAAGATGGTGGCCGTGGCCAACTTCCAACAGAACAGGTGGAGCGGCGAGATCGAGAACCTCAAGACGGACATTGTGATTATGAACGTGGACCGGCGAGCGCAGGGCGGCCTGGGCCGCAGCCGCCTTATTAAGGACGGTGGCTGGCCGACGTGGGGCAGCGACAATGTCATCTTCTTCCACCGAGGGTTCGACACCACGCCGCCCTCCAACACCGCCAGGTGGGGCGTCTTCCGGTACGACATCGCTTCTGGCAAGGAAGAACGCGTGACGCTGGAGAGCATCGATGCCATGACTCCAGCTGCCATCAGCGAGACCAAAGTGGCCGTGGCCACCGTCCGCGAGAAATCCAAGCAGGTTCTCATGAAGGTGGAGCGCGTGGTGACACAGTACAGGCACATCGAGATCTTCGACACGGCCTCGCCGGCGGGGCAGCCGCCGGTGCCCATCACCCAGAAGACGAGGCCTGAAGGCGACCACTACAACCCCTTCGTGCTCGACGGAGGAAGACGCGTCGGCTACCACCGCTGCAGAACGGACAAGCTACTCAAGGTCCAAAGGAGTACGACGAGCATCCAGAGGAGGTTCGACAAGGTGCAGCCGCCGGAGTCGCACGCGGACGTGGGGCTCTTCCGGGTGACCGGCGTGTTCCCGTCCGTCTCCAAGAACGGCAAGAAGCTGGCCTTCGTGGACAACGAGTTCAAGGCCGTCTGGCTCGCGGACAGCAGAGGCCTCCGCGTGGTGTACAAGGTGAGGGCGTCCAAGAGCGTCTTCTCCACGTCGTGGAACCAGAACGACGACCTGGACACGCTCTACGTCTGCGAAGGGCCGGCCTTCTCCATCGACAGCCCGGTGCAGATCATGAGGATCCCTAACGTGTCCAGGGAGGACTACGAGAACGTGGAGACGTTCCCGCTCACCGACGAGGAGTACAACTGCGCCTTCCCGTCCACCAACGCCGAGGGCACCAAGCTCGTGTTCCGGTCCAGCAGGAACAGGGTGCCGGGAGGGGAGAGGCAGCACAAGAACCTCTACATCATAGACGCAGTGAAGGGGGAGGCCGCTGGTGTGGACCAGCTCACCGACGGGGCATGGACCGACACCCACTGCAGCTGGTCGCCCAGGGAGGGCTGCGACTGGATCGTCTTCTCCTCCTCCGGCCGGCCCGAGGCAGACGTCGTCAAGGGCAGGGACGAGCCGGAGAAGGACCACGGCCTGGACCCAGGCTACTTCGCCGTGTACCTGGTGAACGCGAAAGGCATCAAGAAGGGCGAGCTGCCGGTGCCCGTGCGGGTGATCCACAGCGCGCCCACCATCGCCGGGCACATCAACCACCCCGTATTCAGCCCGGACATGGCGAGCATCGTCTTCGCCGCCGACCTCGCCGCGGTCTCCGCCGACCCCATCTCCATGCCGCACTTCACGCACTCGGTCAGGCCCTACGGCGATATCTTCTCCGTCAACCTGCGTGACACCACGGACATAGCCAAGAACAGGGACATCCAGGAGTTCCACCGCATCACGCACAGCCGCTACGAGTACTCGACGCCGACGTGGTCCGGtagctccgacgacgaggaggaccCCAACGCTAAGTGGAAGATGCTGGAGAGCTTGCCCAACTTCACGCCGTGGTGCCCGTACGCGCGCGGCGAAGAGGGCGAGAAGGAGGGCTGGCATATGACCGGACACCTCACCATCCAAAAGCGCTGCTGCTGAATGCTCCAGCGATCCGGCGGTCCTGCCCATCAATAATCCTTCCGTCTCCGTTTAGTTTACAATTCCGGTTGGTTTCCGTTTCCGTTTCCTTCAAGAAATACTATTATTTGAGTCATCGCTCACTAGTACATAATAACTAGTGGGTCTTTATGTCTGGTTATTACGACCCCTGTGGCCCTGAACTCCTTTTTTTTAACAAATAAAAACACCGCTCGTCCATATTACTCATTATTTTGATTTTATTCGAAGAAACTCCATCACGAGAGAGGAAGCAAACATGTCTACCTGCAACTAAACCAACCGAGCTCCTCACTAGACAGCATTGCAGTTGGAATCACTACTTCAGAATAAACAATCACCGCGGCTATCACTATTTGAATTTTAGAACCGACATTCGCTACCAGAAACGTcaaatttgtcgagtgtttttatgtttgccgaatgtattctctcgggcactcggcaaacaagttctttgccgagtgctgcactaaaaacactcgacaaaaaaaatacactcggtaaagaggaggTTAGCCGAGTGtaaaataaaacactcggcaaagagggggtttgccgagtgtttttttttacactcgacaaataaataaaatcttttttctaggaaagaaggacaagaaaaaaaaatgaaaaaaaactttgcagaatgcccagatctaggacactcgacaaagcaaAAAAAtctttttctgggaaagaaggagaagaaaaaatgaaaaaaaaactttatcgagtgcctagatctaggacactcgccaaagaaaaaaaaattctaggaaagaaggagaagaaaaaaaataaaaaaaactttgccgagtgcccagatctaggacactcggcgaAGGAAAAAAAACTCTCCTTAATTAACCGGAtccgcccgcgccctctctcctcctccctccccagatccgcccgtgccctctctctcctcctccccccCTAGATCGGCCcgtcccctctctctcctcctccttccccagATCTGCccgccccctctctctctctcctccctctcggtGGATCTCTAGCGCCGCCGCACATGTGCCTTTCTCCACCTCCCACCCCAGATCCGCCCGcgccctccctctcctcctccctccccagatCCACCCGCCtgcgccctcccctcccccttcttcttccccggcgggtgccctcccctcccttcttcccccgctGGCGTGGAGGGCCAAGGCGAGCTCCAGGCCGACGGATCCCCCGCGGGTGGTCCTCGCGATGGCGGTTGGCATTGGATCCGGCGAGGAGGGCCAAGGGGAGGTCAACGGTGGTGGATCCACGACTGGTGGGCCTCGCGACGGCGGCATGCATCGGATCCGGCTGCTGGGGCTCGGATCCAGCGACGATGGGGTTGCGGCGGCCAGCATGGGTCCGAGGTAGGTCAGCTCTCCCCATCTCCCTCTCTTTTCCTCACttcatctccctcactctctccctcgctGGTGATCAGATCCATGGTGGCGGCAGGCGGATCCGGCGGGGAGCACCAGCGTGTAGCGGGCGGATCCGGCGGGGAGCAGTAGCGTGGAGGCGGTGGATCCGGTGGGGAGGTGCCCTATGATGGTGGATCCGGCAGGGAGGAGCGTGCCGGCGGGCGGCACGGTGGTGGCCGGCGAcgtggcatggtggtggtggccaacggctgtgatggtggtggtggccggcgacttattttttttttattttttcccaaaaaatgtttgctgagtgttttttgggGACTCAGCatagtctttgctgagtgcccgatgtttgacactcggcaaacacctcTTTGCtaagtgtaacactcgacaaacgctttgccgagtgtgtttggggctttgccgagtgccctcggcgctcggcaaagctccTATATCCGGTAGTGATTGATAAATGAACCATTCCGGGTTCGTAAGGAAAAAGCCTACCAGTGCAGGGTTTTCTATCAAACCGACACTGATCGGTATTATCAATGTGGTTGGTAACAAAACCCGATAGTGATGTCTATCACTGTCGATTCTATTACCAAATCACAAGTGATCCATAGGTCTCGGACCTGAATTTTTTATTCATCCCGGTTAACACCACACTCACATCCATCCACtcctttcttcctctctctctccctcaccgcTCTCTCCAGGAGATATTCTATGACTCTGCTCCTCCCAACTCCCCAAACCTCCTCATCCCCAAATCTCCTCCCCACGGAGCTCACAACCGGGCTCGGATCCACTCTGGCACGCTCCACACCGGGGAGTAGCGTGAATGTAGCACAAGGCCAACGCGAGAGTTGCACAAGACCGTCATGGGGGTAGCACGAGGCCGTCGCGAGAGCAACGCGGGCACGAGCGTGGATCCAGCCCGACGGGAGCGCAACCACTCGGCTCAGCGTGGATCCACCCTAGCACGGCGTGGTCGGCGGCTTCTTCCTTCTCTAGATCACCATGCTCTCTCTTTTCTCACTTTTTCTCTCCATGGCAATCTCCCCTTCCCGGTGCACTCTGTCACACTATGTCTCCTCAGATCTGGCAGGATTctatgattgtagcaaccatttcatcttcatttgtgtcaatcttaccaaaaatctgatcgaggtgtgggacacgaagaaaaaaccatttcatcatctagatgcactagtggcagtgctgaattagtaagcgatcctaataacatattattttctaatcacacataccgctttttaATGTtgctccctttaatgttgctcagtgtccgaagaagacatatcagtgggacgccggtcccatccaaggttgtcgaaatagaggggaagtacctatcacagccagcgggaaacaatgaatgcgggttttatgtaatgtgggcaatgcttcgctacatcagcgggaaatcggaagaagccgataagttggtgtgtataatccccatttcatttatgtctgttaataattcaacaaaatgatttactgttcctctttggatatcatctattttgaaaggcagcgcaagaaatataaccaccaaaggttgttagacatggagatcgtcgcactgcaatcggagctcgcaaagttcatcttagccgaggtattggaaaaaagatggagtattttccattgtacaatccgtgaggtacaaggaccagtatggcctagagcggctcgccagattattgtaagaagtccgagaagcattgcacaatctgtgaagtccgagaacattacttttttgttttgagggatcgagatctagataagaacatttgaactgtaaccgtaacatttgtaatgtttaatattgatggacctgtcatctatgtagcgtatataaagcgaaacccaattccacaaaaaaatataaaataaaatcaattataaaacaataaaatgcgaatgggccatcactgccggttagcaacgaaccggcagtattgtcgtaaccatcactgccggttatcaacaaaccgacagtgttggatttctcaacactgccggcttgagccatgaaccgacagtgttgtcttgctcaacactaccggcttgagccatgaaccgacagtgttttcttgctcaacactgccggcttgagccatgaaccgacagtgttcgatttctcaacactgccggcttgagccatgaaccgacagtgttggatttctcaacactaccggcttgagccatgaaccgacagtgtaggcttgctcaacactgttggcttgagccaagaaccgacactcttgaagcaaccatcactatcggttgggactacaaaccggcagtgttgttcaactagataTTGTCGGGTGGAACTAGGAACCaacactgtttcctgtagatcagtgtcggtttttaagaaccgacagtgatgtcaaccccacatcactgctggtatgccactgtcggtttaaaATCCGGCAATGAAGGGgtgttttgaaccggcagtgatgtccagatctggggtataTGATAATGATATATTCATGCTGGGGGGTGCTGGGCAACAAACAATACTAACGGATGATGAACAAAAGAACGCAACTGTAGTGTTTATTTTATTAGTTTCAatgttttaaatagcgggctatacCGTTTAGCGAAGAGTTCTACTCAACCCCTACACACTAATATAGCCCTCTAGAGATCCCTTATATTGGGTACAACTTTGTTGTTTATgctttactctctctctctctctctatctatctatatatatatatatatatatatatatatatatatatataactactatcctgtagctggctacagaataacttattttgtagccactttgagttatgataattactatgttaatttacgagattatagtaactccttactaagtggtttaatataatgttatggtaaatattcccatgtgttatagtaaccaaactatcgtaaatatgtattgacattatggtaaattagtatataaaattatagtaaatggaggtggctacagaataacttattttgtagccggctactgaatagcctctccctatatatatatatatatatatatatatatatatatatatatatctatatatatatatatatatatatatatatatatatatatatatatatatatatatatatatatatatatatgtagctggctacaaaataacttattctatagccactttgagttacgataattactatgttaatttaggAGATTATAGCAACTCCTtattaagtggtttactataacgttatggtaaatatccctatgtgttatagtaacccaactatcgtaaatatgtattgacattatcgtaaattagtatataaaattatcgtaaatggaggtggctacagaataacttattttatagctggctactgaatatactctccatatatatatatatatatatatatatatatatatatatataactactaccctgtagctggctacaaaataatttattGTGTAGCCACTtggagttacgataattactatgttaatttacgagattatagtaactccttactaagtggtttactataacgttatggtaaatatccccatgtgttatagtaacccaactatcgtaaatatgtattgacattatcgtaagttagtatataaaattatcgtaaatggaggtggctacaaaataacttattttgtagctggctactgaatatactctccctatatatatatatatatatatatatatatatatatatatatatatatatatatatatatatatatatatatatatatatatatatatatatatatatatatattaacttattctatagccacctttatttacgataatatttataccaatttacgataacataAATATGtatttacgatactcgtgttactacaactcacggtgatatttacgataatgttatagtaaatcacttagtaaggagttactgtaatcttgtaaattagcataataattatcgtaactcaaagtgaccactgaataagttattctatacctAGCCGCACaacagtagttatatatatatatatatatgtatatatgtgtgtgtgtgtgtgttatatTGGCATATCGTACCTTGGAGCAGAGCCTGGAGGCAGGCTAGGATGGTTGCAGGGATGCCTCCGCCATCGATGGTCAACACAGCGAGAACCCATCACTAGTACAGAAATCTTAATGGAAGCGAGCGAAAACGCTTAATGGAGGCGGAcattgcaaccgcctccaatTAAAGGTCAAGGTTAATTGTGGCTATACGGAGGCGGTTGCCCTGCCCGCCATGGTACTGCGGTTCTATTCTCTTCATCCGTTACATCTATTCGGACCTGGTGTCCATACCTGCAAACCTTATTGCAACAAAAAAGCAATATTACAAAGAAGAGCGAGGAATGAGATTTGGAGAGTGTCCATGAAaaggtggatctagatctagatctagagagccCCAAACGATGTATAAGAGAGAGGAATGAGATTTGGAGAGTGTGTTTCTACCTTTTGCGGTGTCCTCCTTCAACAAATTAAAAGCAAAACTTTTCCCCTAGATTTTGCTCAATTTTTAGGGTTTTGGAGGTCAAAACCCTAAAAATTAGAAGAGgagccgcgaggaagatgaaagGGGACGGCGGTTGGCTGCATTTATAGCTACATTAACAACGGAGGCGGGCAATGTAAGCAAAACCGCCTCCATTAATCACCTATTAACGGAGGCAGTTGTTTTACAACGGCCGCCACGGTTAGTAGCACAACCGGTTAAAACcaattaaccgaggtggttgggCAACGTTTACCGCCTCCATTAATTTGTTAATGGAGGaagcaaccgcctccgttaatgtgcaattaaccgaggcgggccctTTAAGGCGACCGCCTCCATTAAaccttaaccgaggcggtcagtTGGGCGGGCGGGCTGGCTCGGAACAATGGTGATGGCCAAAAATGGTGCTCGCCTCCATTTAAATAAGTTTGACGCCGCACAAAAGAAATCATGTACTAGCGCTTCCCTACTGCGCTGGCGGGAGCGCCACGAGCGAGATTGGCTTGGATTCCATTGTACCTATAGCTAACTAATTCAGGACTAGCTTCTGCAAATGGGCTTTGTTGGAACCTGGCCTGTCTCCCTGCTCAAACTTGCAGCTATGAGGAGCTATTTATACACCGCCCGGGAGTATGGAGCTCCCAAGTACCAGCTAGCGTCTCCATTGGTTTTGCATGGTGCAGTGTCTCCAACATGGTGTAGTCAACCATCTAACCATTCAAACTAGTTAGCCATAAATCATTGCATGCATTCGCACAAGCCACTTTTCAAACTAGTAGACATCAAAATATTTTAAGAAAACGTAATGGCCTTGTTAAAGCTATTAGATGCGTTGATTGATTAAATGAATATATGATTTTAACATTTACGATATTCTGATCTTTACCATGATTTTGTTTTGGTTTTGGTGAGAACTGACCATAAATAAAACTCATAGGAAACAATGATCATTACATTATTATTACTTCTTTATCTAGTTTAGTGTTTAATAAGTGATAACTCAAGGATTAAAGAAATATGGCTGAGAAAAAGGCATGTGCATGAATTAATTATTATGTGCTTGGAGACGCAGATATGAACATATATGTGGATATCAATTTTCTTATTATATATGTTTCGTTCCCCAATTACAACATTCCCTATGACAGAGCTAAGTGATTGGCTGTAAGTTTTAAGAGCTAAACTATACAATATCTGTTTTTTATTTGTCTACCAAAAGTTTTTATATTATTATGTACTTCTTACTCATGTCTCACATTTTCTTTCTAATTCTTCCACACACGCTTGTTATCTAGGCCCACCACCGCATAGGCTCTCCTACCTAGCttattgcttgcatgagagccaagCTTTCCTCTGTTCTTCCCATCTTTCCATCATGTCAGCGAAAATGCTTACTATCTTGGCTTTTACGGTTGTGACTTTCCATGAGATCAAGGGATTCATGCAGTCATCCAGACTGGTATGGTTCTTTGTTGCTTGCTGCGATTCCCTAGTCGTCCTTGCTATTATAGCCTACTACCACATAGTCATTCTAATAtatacttgtcggtgtttcgatcAAACACCGGCTactaaatttataattgttgcgcattaggcccggatggtacactaaaggacacaaggtttatactggttcgggctgaatgtccctacgtccagtctgctgctgctcgtgttattagtaccaaaaaatatTCGTAGtatggggtacaaacggtcgagagagggagaggtcccaggtctttgatggaatggtcgaaagtgcgccaagagctcggtcgctgcttggctgtatgcgtgatgtgttgtgtgtgttgaactgatccgtcaagagtcggtccctttagtggggggccctaccctcccttttatagaccaaggagggagcagAGGTTGCAGATAGGAGAAACAGGAAAATGTCgaaggtatagaaggtcctttgagggagccgGATCTTCCTTTTTTCCTGTGCCTGCCCTACTTAACATGGCAGGCCGTGTCAGAGGTGGAGTGTTCACTGatcctcgtaggccatgccctggcctcatttagcaagtgggtgcgtacCATGCTACGCCGGCGGACTGTGCGGCGTGCCGgagagccgagctgtgaccccTCGGAGAGTAATTGGGGAAGTGACCCTATGTTcatcactatagatgatgtgatttctatcttggaccatagtggctgtcgtatgcctgtgttagtatccacgcctGAGGACTAGaggcggcgcctactacactgtggcacaaaagttggcgcctacaacactattcgggcactGTTATGTCGAAAAGGGCTTAAAGCACTTGTCCCATcttatcctgatggtaccttcctacaggcgtgcagggcatggtcctcggtattgcgtttgactcgaatgtcctgtcataccctgtgcttgtcatcataaaggagcagggtgcaatcgtcgagcgaggcagagcccgccctcggacgtcgggtgaggcggagcccaccctcggacgttgggtgaggcggagccagcctctagccatcaggcgaggcggaggccagcccttggggatcgggcgaggtgaagcccgCCCTCTGACGTCGGGAGAGGGGGTGCCAGCCCTTAgccgttgggtgaggcagaggccCACCCTCGGCCGTCGAGCGAGGCGGTGCCAGCCCTTAGCCgacgggcgaggcagaaccaatcttccatcattcgggcaagaagcgttgtagtgttcttgtctgactggaagcatcaacgttccatggttattagtcccacctcattgggtacccgatattaggtccccgacagtagcccctaggtgattcggatagaatcgcccggagggtattttgatttgccagagggtgcgtgagcgcacccgtcgggtgtagccccatagaccccgggcgattcggatagaatcacccggGGGGGTATTTCAATTCGCCAGAGAGTGCGCGCGAatgcacccgacgggtgtagcccctgagcaccCGAGTGATTTGGATAGAACCGCCCGGGGGCATAATTTCGgatccttcgcgggtaaggctatgggattcggtttttgtcaactggatagttttaagggaaccctggtatcctatTCACGGGGGTTTCATCCAGGGTCAGCCTGGCCGGGACTCGATTGTGGATCGAGACCCCCTGCTGCTCATGTACCTAAGTCCTGGTCGCTtgcgggcccatccctcgttgggacggccATCGAGACTGTTGGGCCGGCCCTTGGACCCGTATTCCCtcggtgggaaaagagtcctagtctgcctggggaaggtgaaccgtccggtgcgattttggtgggaaaggatagggatcgcgggcgcatatcccgcgacgtgacgcaGTAGTGTGTCGTGGCAGGcttggagatcgaggcggacagttgcccttctcacatccatcgcccctatgaACCCACGGGGTTCGCCTccagggttccgtactttgccttTTTGCCTTCGCATTGTCaacatccaccgccaatcgctAGAGCCTCCTACACTCGCATCGcggccgccgtcaagctcgcatccgcaTCGCAACCACTGTTGAACTCACATCTGCCCCCCTCCCAGTCGTTTCAATGGAGTCGTGGAGCAGATCCAGCATCACCTCTCATcgcctagagggcctcattcgctgtggcctcctccgcccgctgacctccgccgaggagtggcggctgcccggtaATGAGGATGTGCCATCACCGCTCGAAGGGTATGTTgtatccttcgctcacttccatgagcgggggttcaccatacctgctcacaagttcctttgggggctgttggattactaccaggcGAAGCTGTAGCACCATACCCCCAacgggatctagcacatggcggtgttcgtcaccctatgcgaggggttcttggggattgatcCTCACTTTGACTTGTGGCGGCATCTCTTCGCCGTCAATCTTCTAAAGAAGCGGGTCGGCAAGCAAGAGTTGCATGCGCCGGTGGGATGCACCGGCATTCACC is part of the Miscanthus floridulus cultivar M001 chromosome 9, ASM1932011v1, whole genome shotgun sequence genome and encodes:
- the LOC136482727 gene encoding uncharacterized protein — encoded protein: MGKSRGSIAFFGTYRPPVPLDIFSCPTNPTPLSAKDELLLTDGESYNQNGQPIPAAALRELLTFLGKKNPKLASACGATPEDAVQGRVTGLVFVSERDSGLETLHVALRFVVGGKVKVLSLADIYGADTFGGVRMEDSGCVAGGFKVGRSTVGHSLVYVSTKEPVRARRAPWTVVYRTNLADGKTERLTPPGQYDLSPAVSPSGKMVAVANFQQNRWSGEIENLKTDIVIMNVDRRAQGGLGRSRLIKDGGWPTWGSDNVIFFHRGFDTTPPSNTARWGVFRYDIASGKEERVTLESIDAMTPAAISETKVAVATVREKSKQVLMKVERVVTQYRHIEIFDTASPAGQPPVPITQKTRPEGDHYNPFVLDGGRRVGYHRCRTDKLLKVQRSTTSIQRRFDKVQPPESHADVGLFRVTGVFPSVSKNGKKLAFVDNEFKAVWLADSRGLRVVYKVRASKSVFSTSWNQNDDLDTLYVCEGPAFSIDSPVQIMRIPNVSREDYENVETFPLTDEEYNCAFPSTNAEGTKLVFRSSRNRVPGGERQHKNLYIIDAVKGEAAGVDQLTDGAWTDTHCSWSPREGCDWIVFSSSGRPEADVVKGRDEPEKDHGLDPGYFAVYLVNAKGIKKGELPVPVRVIHSAPTIAGHINHPVFSPDMASIVFAADLAAVSADPISMPHFTHSVRPYGDIFSVNLRDTTDIAKNRDIQEFHRITHSRYEYSTPTWSGSSDDEEDPNAKWKMLESLPNFTPWCPYARGEEGEKEGWHMTGHLTIQKRCC